TGGTGCTGGCCGATGACGACGGCGTGCGGGCCAATATGTCCGCGTCATGGCTCGCGCAATTGGGCTGGGAGGTGCATGTACTGGACGACCTGCAACCCGCGAACTTCAGCGAACAAGGCGCCTGGGTCGCGCCGGTGCCGGCGCCCTTGCAGGCCGAACTGATCAGCCCCCACACCCTGGCCGAGTGGTTGCCCCATGGCGACACGGCGGTGCTGGATTTCACCCCCAGCGTCAACTACGTCAAACGCCATATCCCCGGTGCCTTCTGGGCCTTGCGCGCGCAATTGCCCCAGGCCCTGGCCAAAGTGCCGCCTGCCGAACGTTATGTGCTGACCTGCGGCACCAGCCAACTGGCGCGCCTGGCGGTCGCTGAAGTAGAAGCCATCACCGGCAAGCCGGTCTTTCTGCTGCAAGGTGGCACGCTTAACTGGATCGCCGAAAAACTGCCGCTGGAAGAAGGCGAGACCCATCTCGCGTCACCGCGTATCGACCGCTACCGCCGCCCTTACGAAGGCACCGACAGCCCGAAGGAAGCCATGCAAGCGTACCTGGACTGGGAATTCGGCCTGGTCGACCAACTGGCGCGCGATGGCACCCACGGTTTCTACGTGATCTGAACCACCTTCACGCCTGCCCCACACCGGGGCAGGCCGCACCGACCCCTTGCCAGGCGGAGGTAACCCACACTTTTTCAATTTGCCTGGGATTTATCCATCATGGTCTTTAGCACGCCCTTCAAACACCTTCTGCTGAGCAGCGCCCTGGTCCTCGGCCTGCTCAGCACTGCACACGCCGCCGACCTGCAACCGCTGCGGGTGGCCAACCAGAAATCCACGATCAAGGCGCTGCTGGAAGCCTCTGGCGAAACCCAAAACGTGCCCTATCAAATCCAGTGGTCGGAGTTCCCTTCCGCCTCGCCGCTGGGCGAAGCCCTGAACGCAGGTGCCGTCGATATCGGCGCCCTCGGCGATGCACCGTATGTGTTCGCCTTGGGCGCCGGGGCCGCGCTCAAGGTGGTCAGCATCATCCACGCCGAAGGGCGCAACACCACCGCCCTGGTGGTGCCCAAGGACTCGCCGATCAAGACGGCCGCCGACCTCAAGGGCAAGAAAATCGTCACCGGGCGCGGCTCCATCGGGCACTACCTGGCGATCAGGGCCTTGGCCAGCGCGGGCCTGACGACCAAGGATGTGCAATTCATTTTTCTGCTGCCGGCCGAATCCCGGCTGGTACTCGATAACGGCACCGTCGATGCCTGGGCGACATGGGACCCTTACACCACGGTGGTCACCTCACAAAGCCACGCCCGGGTTCTGGTCAGCGGTAAGACGTTACTGAGCAACCACCTGTATTTCGCCGCCACCAGCCAGGCCATCGCCAACAAACGCCCGCAACTGGATGACTTCGTGGCCCGCGTCGACCGCGCCTACGCCTGGGCCAACAAACACCCGGATGAATACGCCGCCGCCCAAGCCAAGATCACCGGCCTGCCCTTGGCGGTGCACCTGGAGGTGGCCAAAGACACGCAACTGAACCCCGTAGTGATTGACGACAGCGTGATCAAGGGCCTGCAAGCCACCGCCGACACCTATCAGCAAGAAGGCCTGCTGCCCAAGCGCATCGACGTGTCCCAGGGTTTCGACACGAGTTTTAACGCCGAACGTTTTCCCACTTCCCAAGCATCGCGCTAAGCAAGGAGCCGCATATGAGCACGCCACGTCATCTGAAACTGGGCGCTATGGTCCACGGTGTCGGTCACGGCTGGGGCGAATGGCGCCATCCGCAGGCGCAACCGAATGCCAGTACGAACTTTGGCTTCTATAAACAACAAACCGAGCTGGCCGAAGCGGCCAAGTTCGACTTTGTGTTTATCGCCGACAGCCTGCACATTCACGCCAAATCCAGCCCGCATTACCTCAACCGTTTCGAGCCGCTGACCATTCTTTCGGCCCTCGCCGCGTTGACCACCCATATCGGCCTGGTCGCCACCGTGACCGTCAGCTACACCGAGCCCTACCAGGTGGCGCGCCAGTTCGCCTCTTTGGACCATATCAGCGGCGGCCGCGCCGGCTGGAACGTGGTCACTTCCTGGCTGAGCGGCACCGCCGACAACTTCGGCAAAGCCGAGCACCCGCCCCACGCCGTGCGCTACCGCATCGCCAAGGAACACTTGAACGTGGTCAAGGGCCTGTGGGATTCCTGGGAAGACGACGCCTTTGCCTACAACAAGCAGAGCGGCGAGTTTTTCACCCCCAATAAACTGCATGCGCTGAACCACAAGGGCGAGTTTTTCTCGGTCAAAGGCCCACTGAACATCGCCCGCTCGCGTCAGGGCCAACCGGTGATTTTCCAGGCGGGCACCTCTGAGGATGGGCGCAACTTTGCCGCCGAGCATTCCGATGCGATTTTTGTGCATGTGGAGACGCTCGAAGAAGGCAAGGCTTACTCGGCTGACTTAAAACGCCGCGCCAAAGGTTTTGGCCGTGATGCGGGCAGCCTGGCGATTTTGCCGGGCATCCGCCCGATTGTCGGGCGCGATGCCGCCGAGGTGGAAAGCCGCTATCAGCAGGCCGTGGACCTGGTCACTGTTGAAGATGCGATTGTGGCGCTGGGCCGCCCCTTCAACGACCACGACTTCAGCCAATACCCGCTGGACGCACCCTTCCCGGAGCTTGGCGACCTGGGCAGCAACAGCCAGAAAGGCGGTTCCGACCGTATCAAGCAACTGGCCAGGGACGAAGGCTTGACCCTGCGCGAAGTGGCCTTGCGCTTTTCGCGGCCCAAGCGCGATTTTGTCGGTACCCCGGAGCAGGTCGCCGATGCGATTCAAACCTGGTTCGAGTCCGGCGCCAGCGACGGCTTCATCATCAACTCGGTGCTGCCCGATGGCTTGCAGTACTTCACCGAACTGGTGGTGCCGGTGCTGCAGCAGCGCGGGCTGTTTCGCAGCGAGTACAGCGGCCAGACCTTGCGCGATAACCTGGGGCTGGAGGTGCCGACCAATCGGTACAGCGAAGTTGAAGTGCAACAGGAAGCGCTGGCATGAGTGAGCCTCTCAACCGATTAGCCAATGTGGGAGCTGGCTTGCCTGCGATAGCGGTCTCTGGGCCTGCATTGCGGGTGGCTGATCCACCGCCATCGCAGGCAAGCCAGCTCCCACAGGGGTCGGCGCAATTCGACGCCCTGCTCGAACGCCTCAGTGCCGAGCTGGCAAGCACCGCGCACCTGTATGACCAAAGTGGGGCCTTCCCCCACGCCAATTTCAAGCGGCTGCATGAACATGGCCTGGTCGCCCTCACCGTGCCCAAGGCCCTGGGTGGTGGTGGCGCAAGCTTGCCGCAGGCGCGCAAGGCCATCAGCGCGATTGCCAAGGGCGAGCCTTCGACCGCGCTGATTCTGATGATGCAGTACCTGCAACACACACGCCTGCAAGACAGCAAAACCTGGCCGCAGCACCTGCGCGTGCAAGTCGCCGAAGACGCCGTGCGCAACGGTGCGTTGATCAACGCCCTGCGCGTCGAACCCGACCTGGGTACCCCGGCCCGTGGCGGGCTGCCGGCGACCACGGCGGTGCGCACCGCCGAAGGCTGGCGCATCAGCGGGCGCAAGATTTACTCCACCGGCAGCCATGGCCTGAGCTGGTTCAGCGTGTGGGCACGCAGTGATGACGCCGACCCGTTGGTAGGCGCCTGGCTGGTGCCGAAAAACAGCCCCGGCGTAAGCATCATCGACACCTGGGACCACCTGGGCATGCGCGCCACCTGCAGCCACGAAGTGGTGCTCGATAACGTCCTGGTGCCGCTGGACCATGCCGTCAACGTCAGCCCCTGGAGCGCACCACAACCGGAGCTGGATGGCGACGGGTTCCTGTGGATGGCGGTGCTGCTGTCGTCGGTGTACGACGCTGTGGCCCAGGCCGCGCGGGATTGGTTGGTGAACTGGCTGGAAGAACGCAAGCCGTCCAACCTAGGCGCCGCGCTGTCGAGCTTGCCGCGTTTTCAGGAAACCGTCGGCCATATCGACACCCTGCTGTTTGCCAACCGCAGCCTGCTCGATGCCGCCGCCCAAGGCCACACGCCAGCCGCCAATGCGGCGCAGCTTAAATACCTGGTGACCGGCAATGCGATCCGCGCCGTGGAGCTGGCCATCGAAGCCTCGGGCAACCCTGGCCTGTCGCGCCATAGCCCGCTGCAACGGCATTACCGCGACGTGCTGTGCAGCCGCGTGCATACGCCGCAGAACGACGCGGTGCTGCAAGGCGTGGGTAAAGCGGTGTTCACGCAACGTGCGCAACAATGAATAAGGAACGCTTATGAGTCAGGTGATTATCGCCAGCCAGCTGGACGAAGATTACAACCAGGTATTGCGCCAACGCCTTGCCTCGCTCCACCCCCAGGCCCAGGTCATCGGCGTGCCGGCCGGTGTGCCCAGCGACCTGCCGCCCCAGGCCAATATCCTGCTGCTGCGCCCTATCAATGTGCGCGGCTACACCGCGCCCGATACTCCGCCGCCGGGCTGGCCGTATGGCGCGCAGTGGGTGCACCTGGTGTCGTCGGGCATCGACTTCTACCCACAATGGCTGTTCAACGGCCCGCCGGTGACCACTTCACGGGGCAGCGCGGCCGATAACCTCGCCGAGTTCGCCCTGGCGGCGATCTTTGCGGCGGCCAAGCATTTGCCGGATATATGGGTGAAGGATGCCCAGTGGAATTTCACCGCGTTACGCCCGCTCAAGGGCACCACATTGGGCATTCTGGGCTTTGGTGCGATCGGCAAAAGCCTGGCGCAAAAAGCCCTGGCCTTGGGGATCAACGTGGTTGCGCTGCGCCAGAGCCAGGCGCCCTTTGAGGTGGAACCTGTTGAGGCCGCCAAGGATATTCACGACCTGTTCGCCCGCGCCGACCACCTGGTGCTGGCGGCGCCGCTCACCGAGGCCACGCGGCATATTGTCGACCGGGATGTGCTCGGCAGCGCCAAGCCGGGATTGCACCTGATCAATATCGCGCGCGGTGGTTTGCTGGATCAGGGAGCCCTGCTGGAAGCCTTGGATAACGGTCAGATCGGCCTGGCCTCGCTGGATGTGACCGAACCGGAGCCACTGCCACAGGGGCACCCGTTGTACAGCCATGCACGGGTGCGGTTGTCGCCGCACACCTCGGCGATTTCGACCAACAGCCAGCAGGAGATTGCCGATACGTTCCTGGCGAATCTGCAGCGGTATGTGCAGGGTTCGACGTTGGCCAATCTTGTCGACCCTTGAATGTGTGTGGGAGCTGGCTTGCCTGCGATAGCATCACCGTGGTGTGACTGACACACCGAGGCGCCTGCATCGCAGGCAAGCCAGCTCCCACATAAGCCGGTCTTCACAAGGACGACTATGAATCAGCAGCCACCGGCCAGGCGCTCGCGCAAAAACTCCACCAGCGCCTGCACCGGCCTTGAGCTTTGCCGGTGCTGCGGGTACACCGCCGACAGGGTCAGGGCCTCGGGGGCGAAGTCATCCAGCAACGTCACCAAACGCCCGTCTTTCAAGGCCTCGGCTACGATAAAGGTCGGCAAATAAGTGACGCCTAATCCGGCGATCGCG
The window above is part of the Pseudomonas sp. KBS0710 genome. Proteins encoded here:
- a CDS encoding LLM class flavin-dependent oxidoreductase, which gives rise to MSTPRHLKLGAMVHGVGHGWGEWRHPQAQPNASTNFGFYKQQTELAEAAKFDFVFIADSLHIHAKSSPHYLNRFEPLTILSALAALTTHIGLVATVTVSYTEPYQVARQFASLDHISGGRAGWNVVTSWLSGTADNFGKAEHPPHAVRYRIAKEHLNVVKGLWDSWEDDAFAYNKQSGEFFTPNKLHALNHKGEFFSVKGPLNIARSRQGQPVIFQAGTSEDGRNFAAEHSDAIFVHVETLEEGKAYSADLKRRAKGFGRDAGSLAILPGIRPIVGRDAAEVESRYQQAVDLVTVEDAIVALGRPFNDHDFSQYPLDAPFPELGDLGSNSQKGGSDRIKQLARDEGLTLREVALRFSRPKRDFVGTPEQVADAIQTWFESGASDGFIINSVLPDGLQYFTELVVPVLQQRGLFRSEYSGQTLRDNLGLEVPTNRYSEVEVQQEALA
- a CDS encoding acyl-CoA dehydrogenase family protein; the protein is MSEPLNRLANVGAGLPAIAVSGPALRVADPPPSQASQLPQGSAQFDALLERLSAELASTAHLYDQSGAFPHANFKRLHEHGLVALTVPKALGGGGASLPQARKAISAIAKGEPSTALILMMQYLQHTRLQDSKTWPQHLRVQVAEDAVRNGALINALRVEPDLGTPARGGLPATTAVRTAEGWRISGRKIYSTGSHGLSWFSVWARSDDADPLVGAWLVPKNSPGVSIIDTWDHLGMRATCSHEVVLDNVLVPLDHAVNVSPWSAPQPELDGDGFLWMAVLLSSVYDAVAQAARDWLVNWLEERKPSNLGAALSSLPRFQETVGHIDTLLFANRSLLDAAAQGHTPAANAAQLKYLVTGNAIRAVELAIEASGNPGLSRHSPLQRHYRDVLCSRVHTPQNDAVLQGVGKAVFTQRAQQ
- a CDS encoding ABC transporter substrate-binding protein — its product is MVFSTPFKHLLLSSALVLGLLSTAHAADLQPLRVANQKSTIKALLEASGETQNVPYQIQWSEFPSASPLGEALNAGAVDIGALGDAPYVFALGAGAALKVVSIIHAEGRNTTALVVPKDSPIKTAADLKGKKIVTGRGSIGHYLAIRALASAGLTTKDVQFIFLLPAESRLVLDNGTVDAWATWDPYTTVVTSQSHARVLVSGKTLLSNHLYFAATSQAIANKRPQLDDFVARVDRAYAWANKHPDEYAAAQAKITGLPLAVHLEVAKDTQLNPVVIDDSVIKGLQATADTYQQEGLLPKRIDVSQGFDTSFNAERFPTSQASR
- a CDS encoding D-isomer specific 2-hydroxyacid dehydrogenase family protein; the encoded protein is MSQVIIASQLDEDYNQVLRQRLASLHPQAQVIGVPAGVPSDLPPQANILLLRPINVRGYTAPDTPPPGWPYGAQWVHLVSSGIDFYPQWLFNGPPVTTSRGSAADNLAEFALAAIFAAAKHLPDIWVKDAQWNFTALRPLKGTTLGILGFGAIGKSLAQKALALGINVVALRQSQAPFEVEPVEAAKDIHDLFARADHLVLAAPLTEATRHIVDRDVLGSAKPGLHLINIARGGLLDQGALLEALDNGQIGLASLDVTEPEPLPQGHPLYSHARVRLSPHTSAISTNSQQEIADTFLANLQRYVQGSTLANLVDP